From the genome of Trueperaceae bacterium:
CCGGTTCGCGTGCCGCGAGGTCGATCAGGCCGTCCGCCAACCGCTCGAGGTCGTCGCGGCGCGCCAGCTTCGCGCGCCCGTCCTGCGGCAGGCCCGACGCACCGTAGTGGGCGCCGGCCAGCTGGCCGTACACCGCGCCGGTGGTGTCGGCGTCCTGCCCGAGGTTGACGACCTTCAGGGCGCCGCTGCGGAAGTCGTCGGTGGAGGCGAACGCCCACAGGGCCGCCTCGAGGGTCTTCACGACGTACCCGGCGCCGTAGATCTCCGGGGGTTCGCGGTCGCGGTACGACCCGGTCACGACCTCCTGGATCCCGTCGGCCAACGGCGCGTCGGTCCAGCGGTCGGGTGCGAAGC
Proteins encoded in this window:
- a CDS encoding ADP-ribosylglycohydrolase family protein, whose translation is MPASGSSGRSATHARDLIRPCNDAAVDACRAFTDLLLAAFEGAPKAAILDPERFAPDRWTDAPLADGIQEVVTGSYRDREPPEIYGAGYVVKTLEAALWAFASTDDFRSGALKVVNLGQDADTTGAVYGQLAGAHYGASGLPQDGRAKLARRDDLERLADGLIDLAAREP